A region from the Sutcliffiella horikoshii genome encodes:
- a CDS encoding dihydroorotase — MTTLLKNGKWLNSEGEMEKVDILIEGKNIKRIASNIDDKGIEEVIDLEGNLVSAGFIDVHVHLREPGGEKKETIETGTMAAAKGGFTTICAMPNTRPTPDTKEQLDWLTTRIEETASVRVLPYACITTRQLGQELTNFAELKKAGAFAFTDDGVGVQDASKMLEAMKQAAALDMAIVAHCEENTLINKGAVHEGTFSKEHGLNGIPSVCESVHIARDILLAEAAGCHYHVCHISTKESVRVVRDAKRAGVKVTAEVSPHHLLLCEDDIPGLDPNFKMNPPLRGKADQEALIEGLLDGTIDFIATDHAPHTAEEKAEGMEKAPFGIVGLETAFPLLYTNFVETEKFTLKQLLDWLTVKPAEVFKLESGKLKEGAIADLTIIDLNSLSTVNPESFLSKGKNTPFTGWECKGWPVMTIVERKLVWQKGSVQV; from the coding sequence ATGACAACATTATTAAAGAATGGGAAATGGCTTAATTCTGAAGGTGAAATGGAAAAGGTGGATATCCTGATTGAGGGTAAGAACATCAAAAGAATCGCCTCCAACATTGATGATAAAGGAATAGAGGAAGTAATCGATCTTGAAGGGAATCTTGTATCCGCAGGATTCATCGATGTACATGTACACCTAAGGGAACCTGGCGGGGAAAAGAAAGAAACGATTGAAACAGGAACGATGGCTGCAGCAAAGGGAGGATTCACCACCATCTGCGCCATGCCTAATACAAGGCCGACACCTGATACGAAAGAACAGCTAGATTGGCTGACTACTAGAATCGAAGAAACAGCAAGTGTTCGTGTCCTTCCATATGCTTGCATCACAACAAGGCAGCTAGGTCAGGAGCTTACCAATTTTGCCGAGTTAAAAAAAGCGGGTGCATTCGCGTTTACAGACGACGGGGTTGGCGTGCAGGATGCCTCCAAAATGCTTGAAGCAATGAAACAAGCGGCGGCGCTTGATATGGCGATTGTTGCTCACTGTGAAGAAAATACACTGATAAACAAAGGAGCTGTCCATGAAGGGACGTTTTCCAAGGAACATGGTTTAAATGGAATTCCATCTGTATGTGAATCTGTTCATATCGCACGTGACATTTTGCTTGCGGAGGCTGCAGGCTGCCACTACCATGTCTGCCATATCAGTACAAAAGAATCCGTCAGGGTGGTAAGAGATGCAAAGCGAGCTGGAGTTAAGGTGACAGCCGAAGTCAGCCCACATCATCTTTTGTTATGTGAAGATGATATCCCGGGACTTGATCCGAATTTCAAAATGAACCCGCCATTAAGAGGAAAAGCAGACCAAGAAGCATTAATAGAGGGTTTGCTAGACGGAACCATTGATTTCATCGCGACAGATCATGCTCCGCATACAGCAGAGGAAAAAGCGGAAGGCATGGAAAAAGCACCATTTGGAATAGTAGGCCTGGAAACTGCCTTCCCATTACTCTATACAAACTTTGTAGAAACAGAGAAATTCACACTTAAACAATTATTAGATTGGCTGACTGTTAAGCCAGCAGAAGTCTTTAAACTGGAAAGTGGAAAACTAAAAGAAGGAGCTATTGCAGACCTTACCATCATCGATTTGAATAGCTTATCAACGGTCAATCCGGAGAGTTTCCTATCTAAAGGTAAAAACACTCCTTTCACAGGATGGGAATGCAAAGGATGGCCAGTAATGACAATAGTAGAAAGAAAACTAGTTTGGCAGAAAGGTAGTGTTCAAGTATGA
- a CDS encoding carbamoyl phosphate synthase small subunit produces MNRQLILEDGTFFVGKAFGSLKDSIGEVVFNTGMTGYQEILSDPSYCGQLVTLTYPLVGNYGVNRDDFESIHPAIHGFIVKEVSDYPSNFRNQWTLDEFFKAKDIPGIAGIDTRKLTRIIRQHGTLKGALCGLDVDREEVIQQLKTTTLATNQVHQVSTKTAYPSPGRGYRVVLVDFGMKHGILRELNKRGCDVVVVPYNITAEEIMQLSPDGVMLSNGPGDPKDVPEAITMIQGLLGKVPVFGICLGHQLFALACGADTEKMKFGHRGSNHPVKDLKTGKVALTSQNHGYTVTEESLGNTSLEVTHIALNDGTVEGVKHKDYPVFTVQYHPEASPGPEDANYLFDQFMELIKEAKKEELVCQNV; encoded by the coding sequence ATGAATCGACAACTAATTTTAGAAGACGGCACTTTCTTTGTAGGAAAGGCGTTTGGCAGCTTAAAGGACTCTATTGGTGAAGTGGTTTTTAATACAGGAATGACAGGTTATCAAGAAATTTTATCAGATCCATCCTACTGCGGTCAGCTAGTTACTCTGACTTACCCTCTAGTTGGAAATTACGGAGTGAACAGAGATGACTTTGAATCCATACATCCTGCCATCCACGGTTTTATTGTAAAAGAGGTCAGTGATTATCCTTCAAACTTTCGAAATCAATGGACGCTGGATGAGTTTTTCAAAGCGAAAGACATTCCGGGAATAGCAGGTATTGATACGAGAAAACTGACAAGAATCATTCGTCAGCATGGGACATTAAAAGGAGCTCTATGCGGACTTGATGTAGATCGCGAAGAAGTGATTCAACAATTGAAAACGACGACGCTTGCAACCAACCAGGTACATCAAGTGTCCACGAAGACAGCCTACCCTAGTCCGGGTCGCGGTTACCGAGTAGTTCTTGTGGACTTTGGAATGAAGCATGGTATTTTACGAGAATTGAACAAACGCGGATGTGATGTGGTAGTGGTTCCTTACAACATCACTGCAGAAGAAATCATGCAGCTTAGCCCGGACGGTGTGATGCTGTCGAATGGCCCTGGAGATCCAAAAGACGTTCCAGAAGCCATCACGATGATTCAAGGTCTGCTCGGAAAAGTACCGGTATTCGGCATCTGCCTAGGACACCAGCTATTCGCCCTTGCATGCGGAGCGGACACCGAGAAAATGAAATTCGGCCATCGGGGTTCCAATCACCCGGTAAAAGATTTGAAAACTGGAAAAGTGGCATTAACATCCCAGAACCATGGCTACACCGTAACGGAAGAGTCATTAGGGAATACAAGTTTAGAAGTAACGCATATCGCCTTGAACGACGGTACGGTCGAAGGTGTCAAACATAAAGATTATCCGGTATTCACGGTCCAATATCACCCAGAAGCAAGTCCAGGACCAGAAGATGCGAACTATTTATTCGATCAATTCATGGAACTTATCAAGGAAGCAAAAAAGGAGGAGCTTGTATGCCAAAACGTCTAG
- the carB gene encoding carbamoyl-phosphate synthase large subunit, whose protein sequence is MPKRLDIQSILVIGSGPIVIGQAAEFDYAGTQACIALREEGYRVILVNSNPATIMTDQEMADKVYMEPLTVEFVSRIIRKERPDAILPTLGGQTGLNLAVELAEAGVLEECNVQILGTKLSAIQKAEDRDLFRTLMNELGEPVPQSEIITNLEEAYEFVNEVGYPVIVRPAYTLGGTGGGICSDEEELIEIVTSGLKNSPVTQCLLEKSIAGFKEIEYEVMRDSNDNAIVVCNMENIDPVGVHTGDSIVVAPSQTLSDREYQLLRNVSLKIIRALEIEGGCNVQLALDPHSFNYYIIEVNPRVSRSSALASKATGYPIAKLAAKIAVGLTLDEMMNPVTGKTYACFEPALDYIVTKIPRFPFDKFESANRRLGTQMKATGEVMAIGRTFEESLLKAVRSLESNISYLELEGSEGFSDELVEKRIRKAGDERLFYIAEAIRRGVTIQTIHDWCEIDLFFLQKLHKILAMEEFITSNNGCLSTLIEAKEMGFSDETIAKLWSTTERDIYELRLQETIAPVYKMVDTCAAEFESSTPYYYGTYEDENESEVTEKESIVVLGSGPIRIGQGVEFDYATVHSVWAIKEAGYEAIIINNNPETVSTDFSISDKLYFEPLTIEDVMNIINLEKPKGVVVQFGGQTAINLAAELEARGVKILGTTLEDLDRAENRDKFEQTLNTLEIPQPKGKTAISISEAIEIAEGIGYPVLVRPSYVLGGRAMEIVYKSDELLHYMKNAVKINPEHPVLIDKYMTGKEIEVDAISDGKDVFIPGIMEHIERAGVHSGDSIAVYPPQTLSAAIKEQIIDYTTRLAQGLNIIGLLNIQFVIYKEEVYVIEVNPRSSRTVPFLSKITHVPMAKVATKIILGETLASQGYGSGLQPETKGVFVKVPVFSFAKLRNVDITLGPEMKSTGEVMGKDITLEKALYKGLVASGISIKTYGSVLFTIADKDKEEALQLAKRFHRIGYKLLATAGTAEFFGESDIPVTVVNKIGGESPNLIDVIRKGQAQFVINTLTKGKQPARDGFRIRRESVENGIPCLTSLDTAKAILRVLESMTFSIESIETLESTEKEAVYS, encoded by the coding sequence ATGCCAAAACGTCTAGACATCCAATCCATCTTAGTAATCGGGTCCGGTCCAATCGTGATCGGCCAGGCAGCAGAATTTGATTATGCAGGTACGCAAGCGTGTATTGCCCTTCGCGAAGAAGGATACCGCGTCATTCTAGTAAACTCCAATCCTGCAACCATCATGACAGATCAAGAGATGGCGGACAAAGTATACATGGAGCCATTAACGGTAGAATTTGTGAGCAGAATCATTCGCAAAGAACGACCTGATGCCATCCTTCCTACCCTAGGCGGGCAGACAGGATTGAATCTTGCTGTGGAATTGGCGGAAGCAGGCGTTCTGGAAGAGTGTAACGTTCAGATCCTTGGTACTAAGCTTTCTGCCATTCAAAAAGCAGAGGACCGCGACCTGTTCCGGACCTTAATGAATGAATTGGGAGAGCCGGTACCGCAAAGTGAAATCATCACAAATCTTGAAGAAGCTTATGAATTTGTAAATGAAGTAGGTTACCCGGTAATCGTTAGACCTGCTTATACGCTTGGCGGTACAGGTGGAGGAATTTGTTCCGACGAAGAAGAATTGATCGAAATTGTTACTAGCGGTTTGAAAAATAGCCCGGTAACACAATGCTTACTAGAAAAAAGTATCGCCGGGTTCAAGGAAATTGAATACGAAGTGATGCGTGACAGCAATGACAATGCAATTGTGGTCTGCAACATGGAAAACATAGACCCGGTGGGAGTACATACAGGAGACTCCATCGTAGTGGCACCAAGTCAAACACTGAGCGACAGGGAATACCAATTGTTGCGTAATGTATCCCTGAAAATCATCCGTGCCTTAGAGATTGAGGGTGGATGTAACGTACAGCTTGCGCTTGATCCACACAGTTTCAACTACTACATTATTGAAGTAAACCCAAGGGTAAGCCGATCATCTGCACTTGCTTCTAAGGCAACAGGTTATCCAATCGCGAAGCTTGCAGCGAAAATCGCGGTAGGCTTGACCTTAGATGAAATGATGAACCCTGTTACAGGAAAAACGTATGCATGCTTTGAGCCGGCACTTGACTATATCGTAACAAAAATCCCTAGGTTCCCATTTGATAAGTTCGAATCCGCCAACCGCCGACTTGGCACTCAAATGAAAGCAACCGGGGAAGTAATGGCAATCGGAAGAACGTTTGAGGAATCACTTCTTAAAGCGGTCCGTTCCTTGGAATCCAATATCTCCTACCTCGAGCTTGAAGGAAGCGAAGGGTTCTCAGATGAACTAGTGGAAAAACGTATCAGAAAAGCTGGAGATGAGAGGTTGTTCTATATCGCTGAAGCGATTAGAAGAGGAGTCACCATTCAGACCATCCATGACTGGTGCGAGATTGATCTGTTTTTCCTTCAAAAACTGCATAAAATTTTGGCGATGGAAGAGTTCATCACAAGCAACAATGGTTGCCTCTCCACGCTGATAGAAGCGAAAGAAATGGGCTTCAGTGACGAAACAATCGCCAAATTATGGTCTACAACCGAAAGAGACATCTATGAACTGCGTCTTCAAGAAACAATAGCACCTGTCTATAAAATGGTAGATACTTGCGCAGCTGAGTTTGAATCCAGCACCCCCTACTACTATGGAACGTATGAGGATGAGAACGAATCAGAAGTTACGGAAAAAGAAAGCATCGTCGTACTGGGTTCTGGTCCGATCCGAATCGGCCAAGGTGTTGAGTTCGACTATGCAACGGTCCATTCCGTTTGGGCAATAAAGGAAGCGGGTTATGAAGCAATTATCATCAACAACAATCCAGAAACAGTATCAACGGACTTTAGTATTTCTGACAAGCTTTATTTTGAACCATTAACGATTGAAGACGTCATGAATATCATCAATCTGGAAAAACCAAAAGGAGTTGTCGTGCAATTTGGCGGACAAACGGCAATCAACCTGGCAGCGGAATTAGAAGCAAGAGGAGTCAAGATTCTTGGTACTACCTTAGAAGATTTAGATCGTGCGGAAAACCGCGATAAATTCGAACAAACATTGAACACCCTTGAAATTCCACAACCTAAAGGGAAAACAGCCATCTCTATCTCTGAGGCTATCGAAATTGCCGAAGGAATTGGCTACCCGGTGCTTGTACGTCCATCCTATGTCCTGGGCGGTCGTGCGATGGAAATCGTCTATAAGTCTGACGAACTTTTACACTACATGAAAAATGCGGTGAAAATCAACCCTGAACATCCTGTACTGATTGATAAATACATGACAGGTAAAGAAATTGAAGTGGATGCGATCTCAGATGGAAAAGATGTATTCATCCCTGGGATCATGGAGCATATCGAACGCGCAGGTGTTCACTCAGGTGACTCGATCGCGGTTTATCCTCCGCAAACATTGAGTGCGGCCATCAAAGAGCAAATCATCGACTACACAACAAGGTTGGCGCAAGGCTTGAACATTATTGGACTACTGAACATTCAATTTGTCATCTACAAAGAGGAAGTTTATGTAATCGAAGTAAACCCAAGATCAAGCCGTACTGTCCCATTCTTAAGCAAAATAACCCATGTGCCGATGGCCAAGGTAGCAACCAAGATCATCTTAGGTGAAACACTGGCATCACAAGGATATGGTTCAGGACTTCAGCCGGAAACAAAAGGAGTCTTTGTGAAGGTACCGGTATTCTCTTTTGCAAAACTGCGGAATGTCGATATCACGCTTGGTCCAGAGATGAAGTCTACCGGGGAAGTGATGGGGAAAGATATCACCCTGGAAAAAGCACTATATAAAGGCCTGGTTGCTTCTGGGATTTCCATAAAAACTTACGGCTCTGTGTTGTTCACCATTGCCGACAAGGATAAAGAAGAAGCACTTCAACTCGCGAAAAGGTTCCACCGTATCGGATATAAACTTTTGGCAACAGCAGGAACTGCCGAGTTCTTTGGCGAGTCAGACATTCCGGTAACGGTTGTTAATAAAATCGGTGGAGAGTCACCGAACCTTATTGATGTCATCAGAAAAGGGCAAGCACAATTTGTAATCAACACACTGACTAAAGGCAAACAGCCTGCACGTGACGGATTCAGAATCCGCCGCGAATCAGTGGAAAATGGGATCCCTTGCCTGACTTCACTTGATACAGCAAAAGCAATCCTGAGAGTACTAGAATCGATGACATTCTCTATCGAATCGATTGAAACCTTGGAAAGCACAGAAAAAGAGGCGGTGTACAGCTAA
- a CDS encoding dihydroorotate dehydrogenase electron transfer subunit: MKKAWMTIISQTNIARNIYEMTLEGELVDLMSSPGQFVHIRVTEGLDTLLRRPISISCIDKENRQCKITYRAEGKGTMLLAMKQPGDKLDVLGPLGNGFTVEELQRGDHALIVGGGIGVPPLLELTKQLNRRGVSTTHVLGFQSKEDVFYKNDFAYFGDTYVATVDGTYGTEGFVTNVLEEIQPPFMTLFACGPTPMLGALENLFPDKNVYLSLEERMGCGIGACFACVCHLQNDPEGYSYKKVCTDGPVFRAGEVVL; this comes from the coding sequence ATGAAAAAAGCCTGGATGACCATCATCTCCCAAACTAACATTGCGCGTAATATCTATGAAATGACCTTAGAAGGAGAACTCGTCGATCTGATGAGTTCCCCTGGTCAGTTCGTTCATATCCGTGTGACAGAAGGGCTCGACACCCTTTTAAGGCGCCCAATCAGTATCTCTTGCATAGATAAAGAAAATAGACAATGTAAGATCACATACAGAGCTGAGGGAAAAGGAACGATGCTTTTAGCCATGAAACAGCCAGGTGACAAGCTGGACGTATTAGGGCCGCTCGGGAACGGTTTTACAGTGGAAGAATTACAAAGAGGCGATCATGCATTGATTGTAGGGGGAGGAATCGGTGTCCCTCCACTGCTAGAGTTAACCAAACAATTAAACCGCAGAGGAGTAAGTACCACCCACGTACTTGGCTTTCAATCAAAAGAAGACGTCTTTTACAAAAATGATTTTGCTTACTTTGGTGACACCTATGTGGCAACGGTTGATGGGACTTATGGTACAGAAGGCTTCGTTACAAATGTGTTGGAGGAGATTCAACCTCCTTTCATGACACTTTTTGCATGCGGACCAACACCGATGCTTGGCGCACTTGAAAACTTATTTCCCGATAAAAACGTCTACCTTTCTCTTGAAGAACGGATGGGGTGTGGAATCGGTGCTTGCTTCGCATGTGTCTGCCATCTTCAAAACGATCCAGAAGGATATTCATACAAAAAAGTTTGTACAGATGGCCCGGTATTCCGAGCAGGGGAGGTCGTACTATGA
- a CDS encoding dihydroorotate dehydrogenase: MSCISIKLPGLDLKNPIMPASGCFGFGREFAKLYDLNVLGAIMIKATTAEPRFGNPTPRVAETNAGMLNAIGLQNPGLEKVMSEELPFLADYNVPIIANVAGSLIEDYVKVAKEISAAPNVHALELNISCPNVKTGGIAFGTDPAVAFEVTKAVKEVSEVPVYVKLSPNVANISEIAVAIEKAGADGLTMINTLLGMRIDLKTGRPILANGTGGLSGPAIKPVAIRMIHEVSQKVSIPIIGMGGVQSAEDVLEYIFAGASAVAVGTANFVDPFVCPTIIEELPYKMHELGFEDISECIGRSWKQHAKIAYSRA, encoded by the coding sequence ATGAGTTGCATATCTATTAAATTGCCAGGACTAGACTTAAAGAATCCAATCATGCCGGCATCTGGGTGCTTTGGCTTCGGAAGAGAATTTGCCAAGCTTTATGACCTAAATGTTTTAGGAGCAATCATGATTAAAGCCACGACCGCAGAGCCTAGGTTCGGAAACCCAACTCCAAGGGTTGCGGAAACAAACGCCGGCATGCTGAATGCAATCGGGCTGCAAAACCCCGGGTTGGAAAAAGTCATGTCGGAAGAACTGCCATTTTTAGCAGATTACAATGTTCCTATCATCGCAAATGTTGCAGGATCTTTGATTGAGGACTATGTAAAGGTTGCAAAAGAAATCTCTGCGGCTCCGAATGTTCACGCTTTGGAGTTGAACATTTCCTGTCCCAACGTAAAAACGGGGGGAATCGCTTTTGGAACAGACCCGGCGGTAGCATTTGAAGTCACGAAGGCGGTAAAGGAAGTTTCCGAAGTTCCCGTATATGTAAAATTATCCCCAAATGTTGCAAACATTTCAGAGATTGCTGTGGCAATTGAAAAGGCTGGAGCAGATGGACTGACGATGATCAATACACTGCTTGGTATGAGAATTGATCTGAAAACTGGACGTCCAATATTGGCGAATGGTACAGGTGGATTATCCGGTCCGGCAATCAAGCCGGTAGCCATCCGTATGATTCATGAAGTTAGCCAAAAGGTATCCATCCCCATCATCGGCATGGGTGGAGTTCAGTCTGCTGAAGACGTCTTAGAGTACATTTTTGCAGGGGCAAGTGCCGTAGCAGTCGGAACCGCAAATTTTGTGGATCCTTTTGTATGTCCGACCATCATTGAAGAACTTCCTTATAAAATGCACGAATTAGGATTTGAGGATATTTCAGAGTGTATCGGAAGGAGCTGGAAGCAGCATGCAAAAATCGCTTATAGTCGCGCTTGA
- the pyrF gene encoding orotidine-5'-phosphate decarboxylase — protein sequence MQKSLIVALDFPGREEVLGFLSNFGDEKLYVKVGMELFYQEGPRIVEYLVAEGHDVFLDLKLHDIPHTVYQAMKGLGKLGVSMTNLHAAGGKEMMKTGLEGLMEGAGGRRPNLIAVTQLTSMTEERMQDDLMISAPLNEVVLHYARNAYESGLDGVVCSSLEATMLRDALGAEFKKVTPGIRLKEDSVDDQKRVVTPLEARKFGATEIVVGRSITRAADPRKAYEAILQQWQGVEIG from the coding sequence ATGCAAAAATCGCTTATAGTCGCGCTTGATTTTCCTGGTAGAGAGGAAGTTTTGGGGTTTCTTTCTAATTTTGGAGATGAAAAGTTGTATGTGAAAGTCGGGATGGAGCTGTTTTACCAGGAAGGGCCACGGATTGTAGAGTATTTGGTTGCCGAGGGACATGATGTATTTCTTGATTTAAAGCTTCACGATATTCCACATACCGTTTATCAGGCCATGAAGGGGCTTGGCAAGCTTGGTGTCTCGATGACAAACCTACATGCTGCCGGCGGGAAAGAAATGATGAAGACAGGATTGGAAGGGTTGATGGAAGGCGCGGGTGGACGACGCCCAAACTTAATTGCTGTCACCCAGCTTACTAGTATGACGGAAGAACGTATGCAAGACGATCTCATGATTAGTGCTCCGCTTAATGAAGTAGTTCTGCACTATGCACGAAATGCGTATGAGAGTGGCTTGGATGGTGTTGTGTGTTCCTCATTAGAGGCAACTATGTTGCGGGATGCGTTGGGAGCAGAATTCAAAAAAGTTACGCCTGGGATCCGTTTGAAAGAGGACAGTGTGGATGACCAAAAACGCGTGGTAACTCCATTGGAGGCACGTAAGTTTGGCGCAACAGAAATCGTCGTAGGACGCAGTATCACACGTGCTGCTGACCCACGCAAGGCTTATGAAGCAATTTTACAACAATGGCAGGGAGTGGAAATAGGATGA
- the pyrE gene encoding orotate phosphoribosyltransferase — translation MNRTVAEDLLEIKAVFFQPNDPFTWSSGIKSPIYCDNRLTISYPRVRKNISESLSRLIVSKFPDVQVVAGTATAGIPHAALVSNELNLPMCYVRSKAKAHGKGNQIEGRVESGQKVVVVEDLISTGGSAIAAVDALREAGCEVLGVVAIFTYGLEVADDNLSNYEIEAHALCDYQTLMDVAIEKDYIGEGDRKKLSKWVENPTSETWMEF, via the coding sequence ATGAATAGAACAGTAGCAGAAGATTTACTAGAAATCAAAGCAGTGTTTTTTCAACCGAACGATCCATTTACGTGGTCATCAGGAATAAAATCACCCATTTATTGTGACAACCGCTTAACTATTTCTTATCCTCGTGTCAGGAAGAACATCTCTGAATCTTTGTCCCGATTAATCGTTTCAAAATTCCCGGATGTGCAGGTGGTAGCAGGTACCGCAACTGCCGGCATCCCTCACGCCGCATTGGTGAGCAACGAACTGAACTTGCCGATGTGCTACGTTCGAAGCAAAGCAAAAGCGCATGGAAAAGGCAATCAGATTGAAGGAAGAGTGGAATCTGGCCAGAAGGTAGTTGTCGTGGAGGATTTGATTTCGACAGGCGGAAGCGCCATCGCAGCAGTTGACGCACTAAGAGAAGCTGGATGCGAAGTGCTTGGTGTGGTCGCGATCTTTACATACGGTCTGGAAGTTGCAGATGATAATTTATCTAATTACGAGATCGAAGCTCATGCATTATGTGATTATCAGACTTTAATGGATGTGGCAATCGAGAAGGACTACATTGGAGAAGGTGACCGTAAGAAGCTTTCAAAGTGGGTGGAGAACCCGACAAGCGAGACTTGGATGGAGTTTTAA
- a CDS encoding nuclease-related domain-containing protein — protein MVKQGYRRSIMQCKLDGLHRRLSPQHEKYPQIESELGKRRSGDFGENSIDYYLSQLSGIQDCIVVKGARLLLNKHHFQMDTLLLFPSFFILLETKHLTGTLLFDPDYQQLIQIKKEDINHEISRQDPILQVKMQHNQLKRWLANHDIEGYPGYCFVGVTNQNAIVKALSNPTLVQEFVVRSPALTFKINDILAKQQHTCSTIHSPQEISLMITNYHAPINVNILNDFNIESSEILTGVACPDCNKLAMEKHLRKWSCLYCKQHSKDAHIQTLIDYSFLFGTSITIREVCRILHINNVRSARRMMKELSLKRLGTTYNSRYCLKSLLNQQNAPRDEGAFVNFILLD, from the coding sequence TTGGTTAAACAAGGATATCGTCGTTCAATAATGCAGTGTAAGCTTGATGGCTTACATAGAAGGCTGTCACCTCAACATGAAAAATACCCTCAGATTGAAAGTGAATTAGGCAAAAGACGTTCTGGGGATTTTGGAGAAAACTCCATAGATTATTATTTGTCGCAATTAAGTGGAATTCAAGATTGTATAGTAGTAAAAGGGGCGAGACTACTTCTCAATAAGCATCACTTCCAAATGGATACTCTTCTACTGTTCCCTTCATTTTTCATTCTCCTAGAAACCAAACACTTAACAGGAACACTTCTTTTTGATCCTGATTACCAACAACTCATTCAGATTAAGAAGGAAGATATAAACCATGAAATTTCTAGGCAAGATCCAATCCTCCAAGTAAAAATGCAACATAATCAATTGAAGCGGTGGTTAGCCAACCACGATATAGAAGGGTACCCAGGTTATTGTTTTGTTGGTGTGACAAACCAAAACGCTATTGTAAAAGCTCTTTCCAACCCTACCCTAGTACAAGAATTCGTAGTTAGAAGCCCTGCCCTGACATTTAAAATCAACGACATTCTAGCCAAACAGCAGCATACCTGCTCCACCATTCATTCCCCACAAGAAATATCCTTAATGATAACCAACTACCATGCTCCAATAAACGTAAATATCCTAAATGATTTTAATATAGAGTCGTCAGAGATATTGACAGGAGTTGCTTGCCCTGATTGCAACAAATTGGCAATGGAAAAACACCTAAGAAAATGGAGCTGCCTTTATTGTAAACAACATTCAAAGGATGCTCACATTCAAACCCTGATTGATTATTCTTTTTTGTTTGGCACATCCATTACAATCCGAGAAGTATGCAGGATCTTACATATAAATAATGTACGTAGTGCAAGAAGAATGATGAAAGAGTTATCTCTAAAACGACTCGGAACAACTTACAATTCAAGATACTGCCTAAAAAGCCTCCTAAATCAACAAAACGCACCCCGAGATGAGGGTGCGTTTGTGAACTTCATACTATTAGATTAG
- a CDS encoding SurA N-terminal domain-containing protein has product MKKKLTIFLVAMLTAVLLAACGSDENNASKEGNENKEAQEGQEQQTPEVEEVDPEKVVAKVNGQEIKGQEYNEMLQQTQMMMMQFGQGGDAEAMKDQTLNALIDQKILSQEVESKGYKTSEKEIEDYIKDIKANYESEEKFEEALEASPLTMETLKAQISEELALQKYMEKEFPETKVTDEQIKEYYNQAKEQNEAQQAEAPEGEEAPENQFPELAEVEDQIRGQLEQEESQKKLQTLVEDLKKDSEIEKLI; this is encoded by the coding sequence ATGAAAAAGAAATTGACGATTTTTCTAGTAGCAATGTTAACAGCTGTTCTATTAGCTGCCTGCGGTTCTGATGAAAACAATGCTTCTAAAGAAGGTAATGAAAACAAAGAAGCTCAAGAAGGACAAGAACAGCAAACCCCTGAAGTCGAAGAAGTCGATCCTGAAAAAGTTGTGGCAAAAGTCAACGGACAGGAAATTAAAGGCCAGGAATATAATGAGATGCTTCAACAAACTCAAATGATGATGATGCAGTTCGGTCAAGGCGGCGACGCTGAGGCAATGAAAGACCAAACTTTAAACGCATTGATCGATCAAAAAATCCTTTCTCAAGAAGTAGAAAGCAAAGGCTATAAAACAAGCGAAAAAGAGATTGAGGATTACATCAAGGACATTAAAGCAAATTACGAAAGCGAAGAAAAATTCGAAGAGGCACTTGAAGCAAGCCCATTAACAATGGAAACTCTAAAGGCGCAAATCTCTGAAGAATTGGCACTTCAAAAATACATGGAAAAAGAATTCCCTGAAACAAAAGTAACGGACGAGCAGATAAAAGAATACTACAACCAAGCAAAAGAACAAAATGAAGCTCAACAGGCAGAAGCTCCTGAAGGCGAAGAAGCTCCTGAAAACCAATTCCCAGAACTTGCGGAAGTGGAAGACCAAATTCGCGGTCAACTTGAACAAGAAGAATCACAAAAGAAACTACAAACTCTTGTAGAAGATCTTAAAAAAGACAGCGAAATCGAAAAACTAATCTAA